In one window of Tellurirhabdus rosea DNA:
- a CDS encoding BlaI/MecI/CopY family transcriptional regulator, whose translation MTKPTESELEILQILWSRGPSTVRQVHDELARSKDSGYTTTLKLMQIMHEKGLLSREEESRSHVYAAAVAEEATRQTLLNRFVETTFRGSAAQLVMQALGNAKTSPEELDEIQRLIAELSKKQ comes from the coding sequence ATGACAAAGCCCACAGAATCTGAACTGGAAATCTTGCAGATCCTCTGGTCGCGTGGCCCGTCGACCGTCCGGCAGGTGCACGACGAACTGGCCCGGTCCAAGGATTCCGGCTACACGACGACCCTGAAGCTGATGCAGATCATGCACGAAAAGGGCCTCCTGAGCCGGGAAGAAGAAAGCCGTTCGCACGTGTACGCCGCGGCGGTAGCCGAAGAAGCCACCCGGCAGACGCTCCTCAACCGGTTTGTGGAAACGACCTTCCGTGGCTCGGCGGCCCAGCTGGTCATGCAGGCACTCGGCAACGCCAAAACCTCGCCCGAAGAACTCGACGAAATTCAGCGGCTGATCGCCGAACTGAGCAAAAAACAGTAA
- a CDS encoding leucine-rich repeat domain-containing protein, with the protein MHPDGRPAHFSCRPSEAKPSAEQEKEVQAALCLWLKTYRYPFVANQPYRVMVYARTSPESEPPAHKQNLITTLEQLRQTSRPDTVKRITLVLEELTEVPEELYRFTNVEVVSLAGNKLTQIPEALFALPRLKRLDLTGNRLTENSFTIPPGSGLTFLNLQYNQLTRVPASVANCRHLTSLWLGHNKLVEVNTDVLRKLKRLEDLNLYSAGLNQLPAGIGKLKRLQILDLYYNNLRELPAAICRLRRLQQLAVSENKLGNLPKKLHRMRRLEKIYAHHNFLASLPERLHRSRRLQLLDIGYNAFRHVPAVVSRIKTLHELDMGHNRLTELPASLANLPNLEKCYVRGNPLPAELPVVRKLEARKTEVFH; encoded by the coding sequence TTGCATCCAGACGGACGGCCCGCTCACTTCTCCTGCCGACCGTCTGAGGCTAAACCCTCTGCCGAACAGGAAAAAGAAGTGCAGGCGGCCCTGTGTTTATGGCTGAAAACGTACCGATATCCGTTCGTGGCCAACCAGCCTTATCGGGTGATGGTATACGCCAGGACCAGTCCCGAGTCCGAACCGCCAGCGCACAAACAGAACCTGATCACGACTCTGGAGCAACTTCGGCAAACCTCCCGACCCGATACGGTTAAAAGAATTACGCTGGTACTGGAAGAACTCACGGAGGTTCCGGAGGAACTTTACCGGTTTACCAATGTTGAGGTGGTCAGTCTGGCCGGTAATAAACTAACGCAAATTCCGGAGGCTCTTTTTGCCCTGCCCCGTCTCAAACGCCTGGACCTGACCGGCAACCGATTAACCGAAAACAGCTTTACGATTCCGCCCGGCTCCGGGCTTACGTTCCTGAATCTTCAATACAACCAGTTGACGCGCGTACCGGCCTCGGTGGCCAACTGTCGCCACCTGACGAGCCTATGGCTCGGGCACAATAAACTGGTCGAAGTAAACACGGATGTGCTGCGTAAGCTGAAAAGGCTGGAAGACCTCAACCTCTACAGTGCCGGTCTGAACCAGTTACCGGCGGGCATCGGCAAACTGAAGCGGTTACAGATTCTGGATCTGTACTACAATAACCTGCGCGAACTGCCGGCTGCCATCTGTCGCCTGCGCCGCTTGCAGCAGCTGGCGGTTTCCGAAAACAAACTGGGCAATCTGCCGAAAAAGCTCCACCGGATGCGGCGGCTGGAGAAGATTTACGCCCACCACAACTTCCTGGCGAGTCTGCCCGAACGCCTGCACCGCTCCCGTCGGCTGCAATTGCTGGACATTGGCTACAACGCCTTCCGGCACGTTCCGGCGGTGGTTTCCCGAATCAAAACGCTGCACGAACTGGACATGGGCCACAACCGCCTGACCGAACTGCCCGCCAGCCTCGCCAACCTCCCGAACCTCGAAAAATGCTACGTCCGCGGCAATCCCCTCCCTGCCGAGCTTCCGGTGGTCCGGAAGCTGGAAGCGAGAAAGACGGAAGTGTTTCATTGA
- a CDS encoding acyl-CoA thioesterase has product MFKRDPEKSYPTEVESRVIIRFQDCDPLQHLNNAKYFDYYFNAREDQVSKQYSFDYGQLFREFGTSWVVYQHQIAYIRPALVSEWIRIRSRIIFYNDDTIVTEFIMTDDTGTQLKNVLWTTSKYVSVANGRRIPHHPAVMEFLETICQRDVDFHNLDFNHRIKDIKQELAGKGND; this is encoded by the coding sequence ATGTTTAAACGCGACCCCGAAAAATCATACCCCACGGAAGTTGAATCCCGGGTGATCATTCGTTTCCAGGACTGCGATCCGCTGCAGCACCTCAACAACGCCAAGTACTTTGATTACTACTTCAACGCCCGCGAAGACCAGGTTTCCAAACAGTACAGTTTCGATTACGGGCAGTTGTTCCGGGAATTTGGCACGAGCTGGGTGGTGTACCAGCACCAGATCGCCTACATCCGTCCGGCGCTGGTCAGCGAATGGATTCGCATTCGCTCCAGGATTATTTTCTACAACGATGACACCATCGTGACCGAGTTTATCATGACCGACGACACCGGCACCCAGCTCAAGAACGTGCTCTGGACCACCTCCAAGTACGTCAGTGTCGCCAACGGCCGCCGCATTCCGCACCACCCCGCCGTCATGGAATTCCTCGAAACCATCTGCCAGCGCGACGTCGATTTCCACAACCTCGACTTCAACCACCGGATCAAGGACATCAAGCAGGAGTTGGCAGGAAAGGGAAATGACTGA
- a CDS encoding DUF2147 domain-containing protein translates to MSHSKRKTSLLPSVLGFFATLFLLTIQTAFAPSDNPDAVVGTWLNGTKRGHIQIYKQGEKYFGKIIWLKEPNDPSTNKPKLDAKNPNASLRGRALMGLNVMTGFEFDGGNVWDEGKIYNPEDGKEYSCKMTLKDPNTLDVRGYVGISLIGKTQTWTRIK, encoded by the coding sequence ATGTCCCATTCAAAACGAAAAACCAGTCTGTTGCCTTCTGTTCTCGGGTTCTTTGCCACCCTCTTTCTGCTGACCATCCAGACGGCGTTCGCGCCCAGCGACAACCCCGATGCGGTGGTAGGCACCTGGTTAAACGGCACCAAACGCGGTCATATCCAGATTTATAAGCAGGGTGAAAAATATTTCGGCAAAATCATCTGGCTGAAAGAACCCAACGACCCCTCCACCAACAAACCCAAACTCGACGCCAAAAATCCGAACGCCAGCCTGCGGGGACGGGCCCTGATGGGACTGAACGTGATGACCGGATTTGAGTTCGACGGCGGAAACGTCTGGGACGAAGGAAAAATCTACAACCCGGAGGACGGCAAGGAATACAGCTGCAAAATGACCCTGAAAGACCCCAATACGCTCGACGTCCGGGGCTACGTGGGCATTTCGCTCATCGGCAAAACCCAGACCTGGACCCGAATTAAATAA
- a CDS encoding flavin-containing monooxygenase: MTLIIGAGPAGLAMAGQMRHAGLPFTLLEQSDAVGHSWRNHYDRLHLHTVRQYSALPHLPLPDDYPVYVSRQQLVDYLELYCQQFDIRPEFNQSVRRISRTADGAWLVETAIDRFMADRVVVATGYNRVPFQPTWPGQETYSGTLMHSRDYRNGAAFGGKNVLVIGMGNTGAELALDLYEHGANPFLSVRSPVNIVKRDVFGKPAQPTAIFLNKFPNWFYDLMAGLSQRISVGDLSPYGLRKPPYPPSYQIRELGKIPVIDLGTLDQIKAGNIHVVPGVERFTERGVRLTNGEDLAVEAVVVSTGYRPGLGALFPEALQEQILNEKGYPKALWFAKPDLQGLYFIGFSTPLTGILYNIGKESEKLIRQFRS, encoded by the coding sequence ATGACTTTAATTATTGGCGCCGGTCCCGCCGGACTGGCCATGGCGGGCCAGATGCGCCACGCCGGACTGCCGTTCACCCTTCTCGAACAAAGCGACGCCGTGGGTCATTCCTGGCGCAACCATTACGACCGGCTCCACCTGCACACCGTCCGGCAATACTCGGCCCTGCCGCATCTCCCCCTCCCCGACGACTATCCCGTTTATGTCTCCCGGCAGCAACTCGTTGATTACCTGGAGCTGTATTGTCAGCAGTTTGACATCCGGCCGGAATTCAACCAGTCCGTTCGCCGGATTTCCCGGACTGCGGACGGGGCATGGCTTGTTGAAACGGCCATCGACCGGTTTATGGCGGACCGGGTTGTGGTCGCTACCGGGTATAATCGCGTGCCGTTTCAGCCCACCTGGCCGGGGCAGGAGACATATTCCGGGACGCTGATGCATAGCCGGGACTACCGGAACGGAGCCGCTTTTGGGGGGAAGAATGTGCTGGTGATTGGCATGGGCAACACGGGCGCCGAACTGGCCCTCGACCTCTACGAGCACGGGGCCAACCCGTTTCTTTCGGTCCGGAGTCCGGTCAACATCGTCAAACGCGATGTTTTCGGGAAACCCGCCCAGCCGACGGCGATCTTTCTGAATAAATTCCCTAACTGGTTTTATGACCTCATGGCGGGTCTGTCGCAGCGGATTTCGGTCGGGGACCTGTCGCCCTACGGCCTTCGCAAACCGCCTTATCCGCCCTCCTACCAGATTCGCGAACTGGGCAAGATTCCCGTCATCGACCTCGGCACGCTCGACCAGATCAAAGCGGGCAACATTCACGTCGTGCCGGGCGTTGAACGCTTCACCGAACGGGGCGTCCGGCTCACGAACGGCGAAGACCTGGCCGTTGAGGCGGTTGTCGTTTCTACGGGCTACCGGCCGGGCCTCGGCGCGTTATTTCCGGAGGCTCTTCAGGAGCAGATTCTGAATGAAAAAGGCTACCCCAAAGCCCTCTGGTTCGCTAAGCCGGACCTTCAGGGTCTTTATTTCATCGGCTTTTCGACGCCGCTGACGGGCATTCTGTACAACATCGGCAAAGAGTCCGAGAAGCTCATCCGGCAGTTCCGGAGCTAG